A genomic stretch from Arthrobacter sp. KBS0702 includes:
- the mtrA gene encoding MtrAB system response regulator MtrA — translation MKARILVVDDDEALAEMIGIVLRNDGFDPVFCADGGQALEVFRSSKPDLVLLDLMLPGMDGIEVCRQIRSESDVPIVMLTAKSDTSDVVRGLESGADDYVPKPFKPAELVARVRARLRPGDQKAPETLRIADVTIDVAGHVVSRNSERISLTPLEFDLLVALARKPWQVFTRELLLEQVWGYRHAADTRLVNVHVQRLRSKIERDPEAPEVVLTVRGVGYKAGS, via the coding sequence ATGAAGGCACGGATTTTGGTAGTGGACGATGACGAGGCGCTGGCCGAGATGATCGGTATTGTGCTGCGCAACGACGGCTTCGACCCCGTCTTTTGCGCGGACGGCGGGCAGGCGCTCGAGGTCTTCCGCTCCTCCAAGCCGGACCTCGTACTGCTGGACCTGATGCTTCCGGGCATGGACGGCATCGAAGTGTGCCGCCAGATCCGCTCCGAGTCTGATGTCCCGATTGTCATGCTGACGGCAAAGTCGGACACGTCCGACGTGGTGCGCGGCCTCGAGTCGGGTGCCGACGACTACGTTCCCAAACCGTTCAAGCCGGCCGAACTTGTGGCGCGGGTCCGGGCGCGGCTGCGTCCCGGCGACCAGAAAGCCCCCGAGACACTGCGCATCGCGGACGTAACCATCGACGTCGCCGGCCACGTCGTCAGCCGCAACAGCGAGCGGATTTCGCTGACCCCGCTGGAATTCGACCTGCTCGTCGCCCTGGCCCGCAAACCGTGGCAGGTCTTCACCCGTGAACTGCTGCTGGAACAGGTCTGGGGCTACCGGCACGCGGCGGACACCCGCCTGGTCAACGTCCACGTCCAGCGCCTGCGCTCCAAGATCGAACGCGATCCCGAAGCCCCTGAAGTTGTATTGACGGTCCGTGGTGTCGGCTACAAAGCAGGTTCCTGA